CCGTGTGCATGCGTGCGCACGTATGACTACTCTTTGGTGGTGAGTACAACACAGACGCATGATGGCATGCTTCAAGTCACAGACTGAAAATATCCAAATATCACACTAATTCTGGTGGAAAGACTATGCCGTGCAGAGCTCTTCAAACGCTTTCCTGCATTATTTGCTAAGATGCTCTCCTCCTGTTGTGCTGGGAgctggaggaaagaggagagtgtgtgtgtgggcaacGATGGGTGTGTCTGAGAGCCTTCACCACACagcgctctgctctgctctggctaAGCTGTAATTACTAGTTGCTTGTTTGACTCTGAACACACTGCACTGAAATACTGTTTTTCCATCTGCGCGTCAGGTGACCATGGTTCTCcagctgtgtgtttcagtgagtTTAGTTGCGTTTCCACAGGATGTCTTTGAGCgtctgcatgtgtctgtgtgagcgGTCATTTTAATGTGTGCCTTCTgtcagtgtggtgtgtgcgtgAAGGTATTCACAACCGCTGTTGTGCAACTATGATGCAATTACAAAGAGTGTAATTTGTGCTAGTACGACATAAATCATTTTGGTGTGTATAGTAAATAAGTACTATAAAATAGCTCTCTCCAGCTTCAATATCAATCTCCTAATGACAGGCATCAGTAGAtattctctctccgtctgtctctgtgGCGTTTCTCCTTGACTCTGGGTTCAGATTTGGTGTCGAGGGGAAGGCAGGTGAGGGCTGGCCCAGCTGGGACGGGGCAGAGAGGAAGCAGGCTGTGCTGAGTGTTGCCTTCCGTTACCTGGACACATACAGAGAACTGCTGCAGGAAGAGGGCGAGAGGTCCAACAGCTTCCCCAAGgtactggtccaacacacacacacacacacacacacacacacacgtgtgcacagatacaccacacacacaatagcCATCCTGCAGGACGATGGTGTGAGATCGAATTACTTGTCAGTGTTAAACACACactacaagcacacacacacacctgctcttCCATCCAAGCAGCCTGGCATCAACGCCGTGTGCTGTGGCGTTCTCTCTGGGTGGAGTGTTGATTCTGGCGGCACTCTTTTTAGGGCCACCCGGGTTGTCATGGTGACGGAACTGACTCAGCTGAGCACACCTTGGGAAGTGAGGCGGCTTTTGGGGCGCTTCTACCTTTCCTTCTGTAGTCACATTTAATAACACATCTCTTGTCAGTTTCTTTCACACAGACCCCTTGGCTTCTTCCACTGCTCTGTTCTGTCTCgctttatttctctccctctcgatctctcctttctttctggAATACTGTAGATGCAGTCTGTCTAGCAGCAGATCTTGTGACGAACTGCAACTGCCCACACAGTGCTGGTAGACACAAACGAGCACACAGACAAGAGGCACAAAGTGCACTCCCTCTCTGAATGTGATGTCTCTCCTCTGCCTCAGGAGCTATATCTGTGTGCAGTCCAAGAACTCAGTCAGTTCCCCGAGCTCGTGGAAGACGTGCTGAAGCTTCAGCGCTGGACCGAGATCCTCCAGTGCCCGTAAGTCACACATCCACGCCAGCCAGatacacacgcacatatacacacacacacaccgagcccgCAGTCTTGCCTTTTAGCACCAGTCTGCTAGGGACAGATTTTCTAGTGTTCTGGGGCTGTGAAAGGCATTGCAGCTGGATGTTGCTGTGTCACTCCTCTTGGTTTAGTCTGAATGCCTTTTATCTCACAAGTTTAACAATCACTGTTAgtgtaatacagtgccttgcaaaagtattcaccccccttggcatttctcctattttgttgcattacaacctgtaatttaaatggattattatttagatttcatgtaatttgacatacacaaaatactcaattgttgaagtgaaatgaaaaaaagaacttgtttcaaaaaatgtaaaaaatgttacaatggtgcgtgcatatgtattcaccccctttgctatgaagcccctaaataagatctggtgcaaccaattaccttcagaagtcacatagtaagtcagttagattgcacacaggtggactttatttaagtgccacatgatctgtcacatgatctcagtatacatacacctgttatgaaaggccccagagtctgcaacaccaccgagcaaggggcaccatgaagaccaaggagctctccaaacaggtcagggacaaagttgtggagaactacagatcagggttgggttataaaaaaatatccaaaatgctgaacatcccacggagcaccattaaatccattatttagaaaatgtttgtcttccagagatttgggacggaggttcaccttccagcaggacaatgaccctaagcatactgctaaagcaacactcgagtggtttaacgggaaacattttaaatgtcttggaatggcctagtcaaagcccagacctcaatccaattgagaatctgttgtATGActtagattgctgtacaccagcggaacccatccaacttgaaggagctgtagcagctttgccttgaagaatgggcaaaaatcccagtcactagatgtgccaagcttatagagacataccccaagagacttgcagctgtaattgctacaaaAGGTGGCTCTGCAAAGTACTgaattcggggggggggggggggggggggggtgaatagttatgcacgctcaagttctgttttttttggtcttatttcttgtttgtttcacaataaaaatatttagcatcttcaaaagggtaggcatgttgtgtaaatcaaatgatacaaacccccccccaaaaaatatattttagttccaagttgtaaggcaacaaaatagaaaaaatgccaagggggggtgaatactttcgcaaagccaCTGTCGGTTGTTTTAATGGCCTTGGTTTCTCCTTTAGCCTCCTAGCTCACACGGGCTTATCTAACACATTGTGGTGCCTCCTCCTATAAATAGGGCTAGGAGTTTCCCCTGACCTTGTAAGGAAGAACTCTGGCCCCTATTAATTACAATCTACTTACTTGCAGGCAACGGTACATACAGACCTTGTGGGTCCCATCCCACTGCGGCACACAAGCCGTCGCACCCAATTTAAAAACTCGCTGGCTTTGAAAGGATGCAAAGACTGACGAGACCGTCTACTGTGTTTCCCTAAGCAGctcagaggaggacaaggagattCGGAAGAAGCAGGTCCGCCCTCTTTTCCGCCACTTCCGTCGCATCGATGCCTGTCTGCAGCCCAGAGAGGCCTTCCGGGGCTCAgatgagagtgagtgagacacaTCAATCATACCTGTGAtactttctgtattttgaaagttctaTATCTTGGGGGAAAAAAACGTCATTTCTCAcatacaaaacattttgggactgtatcaacagtggactaatgaagaAGAAACAAAAAATACCCAAAGATTGTTTTTGAGTGGTATTTTCCTTTCTAAGGTATTCAGATATAGGCCAACCGATATGAGGATATGGGACAGATGTTGTACACACTAAAGCCATGTGGGTGAAGTTAaaacggctgtgtgtgtgtgtgtgcgcacagtcTTTTGCAGGGTGTACACGCCGGACCACTCGTACGTGACGATCCGCAGCCGTCTGTCGTGCCGCGTGGGGGAGATACTGGCACTAGTCAGGGAGAAGCTTCAGTACAGCGAAGACCAGCCAACCCAACCTGGCAACCTGCTGCTGGTGGCTGTCACCTCCGCCGGGGGTAGGACCACCCACACACAGATACTGTATACTTTAAACCTACGATTACTTCTCGCCATGCCTACTTTTGATTGGCGTTCTGCAGGGGAAAAAAACGGCCACAACCAAAACACCCAATCAGACAATGCAAGCTTTGACATGATTGTTTCTAACAGCGACGCTTACATCCACAAAGAGGTTTAGATTTAAATCCACAAATGACTACCCACCACTGTTTGGCGCTAAGCTGCCAAAGTGTTTTGACTCTATGGAGATGAAAACAGTTCGTTGATGTTCTGGCGTGTCTCTGTGTGCTTCTTGTTATGTGTTGCTGGAATCTCTACTAATCCATTGCGTGTGTGCTGATGTGTGGGCTCATCTGTGCTGTGTTCTCAGAGAAGACCGCTTTCCGGCCTAGCGACGAGGCGGTCTTCACCACCCTGGGAGTCAACACTCACCTGTTTGCCTGCGAGCCCTCCGAGCTGGAGAGCCTGGTGAGTCCTAGAACACGAGTCATCACTTAACAATGGAGAAACAAAAGTCCTGGCTGATGGCCATTTTGGATCGCTCTAGACAACAttgtttacatttgagtcattattGTGCTCATAAAGTTATCAAAAACATGCTAAGGAGATGAAACAATGAAGGTGCTTTAGTCCAAAGCTTCTCTGGTAagacttttttttcttctctctctctccttagctTCCCTTACCTGAGGAGATCCACTGGTCACCCGGTGACAGTAAACTCCATGACATGAGTGCTGAGGAGGTAGCCACTCAGCTGGTGGTGTTTGACTGGGAGCTCTTCAGCTGCGTGCATGAGGTCAGTGATTGGTGGAGCTGTTAGTTCTGGGCGGAACCTCTGCCAAATAATTGCAAAAGAAGTTATCCATGATAAGGATTTATGCTGTGTGTGGTCTACCTACATTTTTGATGAGGTAGACTTATAGTACGTTTCTTCATTGGAATGTCCAGGTGGAGTTTGTGTGCTATGTGTTCCACGGCGAGCAGGCTCGCTGGCGCCCCCTCAACCTTGAGCTGGTACTGCAGCGATGCAGTGAGGTGCAGCATTGGGTCGCCACCGAGATCCTGCAGTGCCAGTCGCTGCCCAAGAGGGTGCAGCTCCTCCGCAAGTTCATCAAGATCGCAGCTCTGTGAGTTCCGGGTGACCTATTGAATTGTATTACAACTAGGTGTGTTGTATTGATGATATGCGttttaatggtgtgtgtgtggccacaATAATAGTTTAAAATAGTGCCAAGTAGTGTTATTTGATCATTCCTAACAGTGTGTTTTACGGCGTTTTAGTTTATGGTGAAGTGTGTGTTATTGTTCTAGTCTTATCTAACGTGTGTGTACTCCAGGTGTAAGCAGCAGCAGGACCTGCTGTCCTTCCTAGCTGTTGTTCTTGGGTTGGACAACCCTGCAGTCAGCCGCCTTCGCCTCACCTGGGAGgtaaaacacacaccacacacacacacacacacacacacacagtggaggctgctgagtgtGAGACAGCAAATAATGGCTGGAAAGGAGTAAATGgaatgatgtatttgataccattccactcctgCCATGACCACAGGCCTGTCCTCccccagttaaggtgccaccaacctcctatgATACATACCCCTCTATGCAGACAGTCAACATGCACGTCAGCAAACACACTGGCGTAGGGATTTGTTTATAACTCTGGGGACTATTTGTTTGTGGCAGGGCCTACCTGGGAAGTTCAGGAAGCAGTTCCAGCAGTTTGAGAGCATTGCGGTGAGTGGCTGTTCGGGGTCTCCAAGGGGACAGTTGATGGAGCCCCTATAATATGGGCTTACTATGTATCAGGGTTGAGCTCAGTTCCATTTGTCAGTCAACAATTATAAAATAGGTCTTCTGACCTCAAAAAGTAAATGACCCCAATCCGTATGTGGCTACGGGTTCATTTATAAAGGCACATTTAGTGAAGGGTGAGTGAGTGAACGCGTTGTTGTTTTTCAGGATCCATCCAGGAACCACAAGTCGTACAGAGACCTGATGGGCAGCCTCAGGCCCCCTCTCATCCCCTTCACACCGCTGCTGCTCaaaggtgagacagacagacacacacacacacactatacacacagcAAGTAAATTCACACAAAcactgtagttctctctctccactacccaAATGCATATGTTCTTCGCCACAAATATGCATCTTTACTAATACaaaacacaccctcacacaccccATCCACACAGGTCGCCATTGGCTCAAGCCACAGACTAAATGAGTGACGCCGGGCCGCTCCTCAAGGTTTCTCTCTggccatggacacacacacacacaccatagctgAGGAAACGctacacggtgtgtgtgtgtggtgctgaaAACAGGGGCACAAACCTCTACAACCcccctcaaacacacactcactctaccCTCCAGATGTTGTCCAGATGTGAGCTCATAACATCTCTCagacgtgcgcgcacacacacacacacacacacacacacacaatgctgatTAGAAGGCAGCCTTTCAGCCCGCCTTGCTAATTAAAACCCATAGttaatctctccatctccctcaaccctagcctgggtaccagtctctttagcgaacattccactccttgtcattTGGAATGGCAGTGGAATGTTTGCTGAAGAGAATGGTGCTCAGGCTACCTctaccctgcacacacacagagctcagCATGCTGCCTCCCTGCTGGGCAACACGAGTATGTGACTCGTTTCATGTTAAATGAGGCCGATGCTGGAGTCTACATGTAACGTACTTCTGCATCCTCTTGAGGAGTGAATAAAGACGGCTGTACATTCAGTCATTACACTAACACATACAGACGTACAAAGACATCCagcatatccacacacacacacatgcaacatgAACACAGGCTTGAGGCACACGCATCGGCATTGAGGCACTTCATAACCTACCGCTCCAACTTCACAACAGAAGTCCCTCATTATCTAAGAAAAGcgtgtttttctctctccttctccctatcaTTTCCTTTCTCTCCCACGCACACCCTTTTAACTCAGCATGGGGGACCCTGTCTATCAACATAACCAGGTGGCATTCATTTCTCTGCTTTGAGAGCACACACCTCCACAGGTGATCAGCTCCATAATGAGCTCTACCCCCTTCCTCCTTCCACCCTGACCTCCCTCCACCGTTGCCATGTACCCTGCTTTGAGTGTCAActcctttttttccccccattcttttctctccattcctctttcaAATCTAATCATTTCAAGGCAAGGGATATCTCATCTTTTTTAGATTAACAAAGAATTGGATCTGTTCAGGAATTGGATCAACAAAATATCACTCCCCTTATTATATAGGCTAGCTGTAATTCATCGCTGTGATAATAGATTGGTTATGTACTTACATCATTCTACACCATAATACTGTGTGTGCAATTTCCTTAATGTGTAGTATATTACACTTAAGTGTTTGCTTGTCtcgttctctcacacacacacacacacacacacacacacagagtataaAAGCTCTCTTATCAATGTCACTTAGACACCAAAAACGTGtggaatgttttatatttgaatGCTGTGTATACCAGGCTCCAATATAATGAATGTCAAGTTAAGAATGACGCCAGCTCCTAGTTTCCTATACAGGGCTGCTCTCAAGTCTCT
This sequence is a window from Oncorhynchus mykiss isolate Arlee chromosome 13, USDA_OmykA_1.1, whole genome shotgun sequence. Protein-coding genes within it:
- the LOC110486183 gene encoding rap guanine nucleotide exchange factor-like 1 isoform X1 translates to MPAGMKPLEKFLKKQTTALTRAGGFGEKATGTGASRRRASLSRVVPFFRETSPESGPAREVFSPDTEEAPCWPSATADIRSPSLSSDEQSSETSLDTSWTPLPADTPDNLALALLDSVAGKRYGNCTETLLDDFMLTHPIFLTSDRFQQVLLQQFGVEGKAGEGWPSWDGAERKQAVLSVAFRYLDTYRELLQEEGERSNSFPKELYLCAVQELSQFPELVEDVLKLQRWTEILQCPSSEEDKEIRKKQVRPLFRHFRRIDACLQPREAFRGSDEIFCRVYTPDHSYVTIRSRLSCRVGEILALVREKLQYSEDQPTQPGNLLLVAVTSAGEKTAFRPSDEAVFTTLGVNTHLFACEPSELESLLPLPEEIHWSPGDSKLHDMSAEEVATQLVVFDWELFSCVHEVEFVCYVFHGEQARWRPLNLELVLQRCSEVQHWVATEILQCQSLPKRVQLLRKFIKIAALCKQQQDLLSFLAVVLGLDNPAVSRLRLTWEGLPGKFRKQFQQFESIADPSRNHKSYRDLMGSLRPPLIPFTPLLLKDLTFLHESCKSFHGELVNFEKMHKVAEMVRSIRRYRSSQLALDTEPSPSHLQTKAYIRQLQVIDNQNLLFEMSCKMEPKDM
- the LOC110486183 gene encoding rap guanine nucleotide exchange factor-like 1 isoform X2, with amino-acid sequence MPAGMKPLEKFLKKQTTALTRAGGFGEKATGTGASRRRASLSRVVPFFRETSPESGPAREVFSPDTEEAPCWPSATADIRSPSLSSDEQSSETSLDTSWTPLPADTPDNLALALLDSVAGKRYGNCTETLLDDFMLTHPIFLTSDRFQQVLLQQFGVEGKAGEGWPSWDGAERKQAVLSVAFRYLDTYRELLQEEGERSNSFPKELYLCAVQELSQFPELVEDVLKLQRWTEILQCPSEEDKEIRKKQVRPLFRHFRRIDACLQPREAFRGSDEIFCRVYTPDHSYVTIRSRLSCRVGEILALVREKLQYSEDQPTQPGNLLLVAVTSAGEKTAFRPSDEAVFTTLGVNTHLFACEPSELESLLPLPEEIHWSPGDSKLHDMSAEEVATQLVVFDWELFSCVHEVEFVCYVFHGEQARWRPLNLELVLQRCSEVQHWVATEILQCQSLPKRVQLLRKFIKIAALCKQQQDLLSFLAVVLGLDNPAVSRLRLTWEGLPGKFRKQFQQFESIADPSRNHKSYRDLMGSLRPPLIPFTPLLLKDLTFLHESCKSFHGELVNFEKMHKVAEMVRSIRRYRSSQLALDTEPSPSHLQTKAYIRQLQVIDNQNLLFEMSCKMEPKDM